In the Drosophila virilis strain 15010-1051.87 chromosome 4, Dvir_AGI_RSII-ME, whole genome shotgun sequence genome, GACCATTTTATCAGCATTGGCAGGCTGATCTCCAAACACGGGAAGCGAGAGCATGGGCTTTCCATGAAACTGAGACTCTGTGATGCCCCCTCTTCCAGCATGATTTATGAATAGTCTGATCTTGGGATGTGCGAGTATATCATCCTGCGGTACCCATTCCGAGTATAGTATATTTTCTGATTTTCCAGGAATCTTATTTAGATCTTCCCACTTCCAAATaactttttgctttaatttggACAGCACATTGAACATTTTGTTGACGGTGCCGGGTAGTAGGTGAGCACCCCTTACATTGGAGCCCAGGCACAAGAGGATGGCGCCGTCTTTAGCATCACTTagaaaatttacaatttttaaggGCAAAGGATCTGGCTTATCCTTTATTTGAATGCCTCCCACCTCTATGACTGCTGGAACGCTGGATCTGATAGGACCCTCGCTAACGGAGTAAGAATTAAAGAATACAAGCGACACATTTTTGTTAAGGTCTGCATAAGCCGGCATGCTAGGATCGTTGCCATAGAGTTCCCTGCGAAAATGGACGCGTTTAAGCATATCATATTCCAAAATTGGATGTCCCACTTACTTGTAGACTTTCGCGTTATCGACTTCAATGACATACGTGAACAATCGAAGTGCATTGCTAATAATGAGATTGTCCAATCGTTCCGAAAAAAGGGACGCTGGTTTGGCTTGGACACTTCCCAGCATGCTCTCAAACACCTCCCATTGAAACATTGAGGTTGCTATTACAACAGGCACTTTCAGCTTCTGAGCTATGCCTATCTGGAAATCGTTCAGAAAGTAACCGATCATAACCAGATCGAACTTATTATCCTTGTTCTCGTAGAGATCGATAACACGTCGATCTTTCATTACGTTTCGGTTTTTCTTGAATGCAAACGACACTTGATCCCGCATGCGAAATAAAGCCGAAACCATGTTGGAATTGTCTCTTTCAACCATGCTGGCTATGCTGGCATCCTGTGATAGCTGCTCCTCTTTGGTGAGTGGTATGTATATCAGGTTTATGTTCTCGTGTGTAACGTGGGGTTTTAGAGTTGTGATCACCGTCACATTGTGTCCATTCTCGGCCAGCACCTTGGCCATTGAAATTTCCACAATTAAATGCGAGGGAAAAGCGCAGCTAAAAACTGCGAGAATATTTGCACCGCGAGCACAGCTCATAAAAAGAACTCCGAGAGACGAAAAGAACAGATTCTGAGGCGACATGTTGTCGGTTTGAGTGTTAAGCTAAGTCTGATCAGTCATGACTACTGGCTACATTTCATATT is a window encoding:
- the LOC6628691 gene encoding UDP-glycosyltransferase UGT5-like; protein product: MSPQNLFFSSLGVLFMSCARGANILAVFSCAFPSHLIVEISMAKVLAENGHNVTVITTLKPHVTHENINLIYIPLTKEEQLSQDASIASMVERDNSNMVSALFRMRDQVSFAFKKNRNVMKDRRVIDLYENKDNKFDLVMIGYFLNDFQIGIAQKLKVPVVIATSMFQWEVFESMLGSVQAKPASLFSERLDNLIISNALRLFTYVIEVDNAKVYKELYGNDPSMPAYADLNKNVSLVFFNSYSVSEGPIRSSVPAVIEVGGIQIKDKPDPLPLKIVNFLSDAKDGAILLCLGSNVRGAHLLPGTVNKMFNVLSKLKQKVIWKWEDLNKIPGKSENILYSEWVPQDDILAHPKIRLFINHAGRGGITESQFHGKPMLSLPVFGDQPANADKMVKDGFGLSMSLLTLEEQPFHDKIKEVLENPKYTQKVQAFSRLFRDRPSTARQSVLYWTEYVLRHHGAAHLQSPLVHLSFIAANNLDAYF